The DNA window TGATCGGGGCCTGTGTACACCTTCAGTTTCTTCATCATCTTGCGCCCGAGAGGGCCCTGAGGCATCATCCCCTGTACGGCCCGCTCAATGAGCTGGGTGGGACGATCCTCTCGCACTTCTTCGGGAGACTCGGTATGGTCGCCGCCCGGATACCCGCTGTATCGGAGGTATTCTTTGTCCTGCTCCTTGCGGCCGGTGAAGCGTGCCTCCTCGGCATTCACGACAACAACATAATCGCCCGTGTCCATATGGGGCGTGAATGTCGGCTTGTGCTTGCCGCGAAGGACGCGGGCAATGTCGGAGGCCAGACGACCCACCACGCGGTTCGTGGCGTCCACCACGTACCACTCGTGTTCAATGGTGCTGGGCTTGGCCTGGAAAGTCTTGAAGCTTTGCGTGTCCATCGATAATTCAGTCGCGTCACTCGGGTCGAAGCGTACAGGTGAGGCCGAAATGGCCACAGGGACGAACGGCCGCTCTCGCCTGTCCGTCCTGCAAACGAAAACGGCGGTCGTCGCCGCGTCCGTAGCCGAGGCCCAACGGCAAGCCTTTAGCACGGCCAGGGAGAGGGCAAGTTTTCACTGACGAAGAGATTCCTGCAATCTTGACGGAGAAATTGGCGTTGACGGAGGCGTGATGGTCTCTTATTGTGTAATGTTTTCTGTCCCGATTGGGGGCGGTTCTCTATGAGTCTATTTCGGGTCCCCTGCGATCACGTGCTCCCTTCGCTATGACGACCCCCTCTTCTCACCTCCGTACCGTCCTCGACCAGCTCCCCTTCTCGGTGGAGAACACGGACGCTGCCAATGAGGCATTTCGGCGCTGGACAGAGGGGAAAGATCCGGATGCCGAACGCCTAGTGGACATGTGGACCTACTGCTACGTCTGTCGCTACTTCCTGACCAAGTCCACCGGCGATTCCTTCGACAGTGTCGCTGCTCCGTCCAAGCTCATTACCCGAGCCTACGAAAAGGTGCAGGAGAAACGCGACGAGGTACGGAACCCCAACCGGTACGCCAACTGGGTCAGCGTGGTCTGCAAAAACACCTTTTTGAACCACACCCGGTACGACCGGACGGCAGAGTCGATCCACGAGGAGCGGGGCCCAACCCTTCGGGCCAACGAACCGCAACCCACTGCGGAATACGGATTCGTGCGGGAAGCCCTCGCAGATGCCATTGACCGCCTTCCCGACTACCTCCAACGACCCGCCCGGCTCTACTTTTTAGAAAACATGGAATTCGAGGAAATCAGTGAGGCGGTTGGAAAGGCCGTTCCCACCATTCGCACCTACAAGCACAAAGCACTACAGAAGCTCCGGAAAGATGACACCCTGCGCGAATACGTAGACCAGACGACCTAATGCAAAAAAGTATGAAGTCCTCTCAAGACAGGTTATGTCGGATCTCGCAATGTGTCTGTTCTAACAACACGTTCTTACAACGTGGGTTCTGACGTCTATTTCTCTCCCTGAGATTCGATTCTGCGTCTCGATTCTGCGTCGAAGTGTCCAGATAGATCTCTCGTTGCCGGATTATCCCCCTGTTCGTACCGCCCCCACACTGTACGAAGAGTCCTCATAATCCGTTGAGGAAATGTCTTGAACCGCTCCGAGATGTTTAGGATTGCTTTGAGAATTCCCGACTTTCGCCGGGGCTCCTCTGCATAAACGAGCATGATCTACCGGGACATTTTTCCATCTTTGTTGCCTAGCGCCTCTCCTGCTCATGGATGATGTCAAGGAGCAGATCCTGTCGTATTCAAACCTTTCCATCGAAGAACAGCGTGAAGTGGACGCCTACGTCGAGGACCATCCGGAGTGGGCTCCCCTTCTCCGTGACGTCCGCTCCCTGGAGTCGCTCCGTCGCGAGCGCTCAGAAGCCCCCGACGATGCCTCTCTTCTGTCGACATACGTCGCCGTCCAGCACTTTCACCCCGACACGGTTCCCTCCCACCTACAGGAGGCGTTTCGCCGCCTGGAAGAACGGTTCGATAAGGACCCGGCCCTCCGCGTACGCGCCGACGAACTCCGACAGCAGTTGGAGACGAAAGAAGCTGAGCTCGACCCCGCCTCTCACTTTGAGGAATTGACCGGACATTCCCTCGTCCCCGACGAGTCAGGGAAGGAAAACGCGGCCGAAGCACTCTCGGCTACTGAGCGCGCCTATGACCGGAATACGCCCCCTGCCTCCCGATCGCTTCTCGACCATCTCCTCCAACTTCCCCTCGCCCTACGGCTGGGGGGGGCAGCCGCAGTCCTATTGCTGGGCACCTACGCAGTGCTGTTCGCTGTTAGCATCTCTTCCCAGACGACCCTCAATCGGCTCGCGACGGTGCAGATGAGCGACCAAATGGTGGAGAGCTACTACACCGCAAACACCCGTAGCGCGACGCCAACCTCGGATACGGCTTCTGCCAGCGATTTGTACCTCCGTGCTCTGTCGTCGCTTCGCGACGCACGCACCTCCACCTTTGGGCTGTTCCCGAGTTACAATTCCGACTCGCTTCAGAGGGCTGAGTCGACGCTCACGCAGGTACTGGAGAAAACAGCCCAAGACTCCTTCCTTGCCCTCGAAGCACAATTCTATCTCGGGAAAACATACCTCGCGCAGGGACGCGTACCGGACGCCCGCGCCTGCTTCACGACTGTCGTTGAACTGGAGGGCCGCCGGGCCCAGGAAGCGCAGAACATCTTGGAGACCCTGCGCGAGGAGTATCCGGACCAGACGAACGGCGCCAGCTCGTAACCAAATAGAAAACGGGCGCCAGCCGAGGCCGGCACCCGCACTCCTCTCTAAGATGAGGACTGGACCCTACGCGTAGGTGTTGAGCATCACCGGCATGATGAGCATGAGAATGTCTTCGCCCTCCTCTTGCTCTTGCGGAAGAACAATGCCGGCCCGATTGGGCGAACTCAACTTGAACACGACCTCATCACTGGTCACGTTGCTAAGCACCTCGGTGAGGTACTCGGAGTTGAAGCCAATCTCCATGTCTTCGCTGTCGTAGTCGCAGTGGATCGTCTCCTCCGCCTCGCTGGAGCGCTCCACGTCCTCGGCGGAGATCGTAACGGTGTCACTCGTAATGTCCAGCCGGATCTGGTTCGTCATGCTGGACGAATAGAGCCCCACCCGCTTCACGGCGTTGAGCATGTCCTCACGACTGACCACCAGATCGCGGTCGTTCTCGTCGGGAATCACCGCTTCGTAGTTCGGATACGTCTCGTCGATGAGGCGCGCAAGCACGCGAGCATTCTTGAACGCAAAGCTCACGTGCCCGTCATCGACCCGAATGGTGCATACTTCATCATCCTCCACAATGCGCCCGGCGAGCTTCGTCGCCTTCTCCGGCACGATGAAGTCAACCGAGGCGTCGGTCTGCAACTCCGGGAGGTCGAGCTTGACCAGGCGGTGCCCATCGGTCGCAACCACGCGCGTCTCGTCTTCGCCCATCTGAAAATACACGCCCATCATCGCGGGGCGAAGCGCATCCTGGCTTACGGCAAACGCCGTCTTGTCGATGGCGCGGCCCAGCAATCCGCCCTCCACATTGATCTCGTGCTGCTCGTCAAGATCCGGCAGCTCCGGATAATCCTCACCGTCGTGGCCCACCATCTTGTAGTGCCCCTGATCCGTCTCCATTCGGATCTCAAAGTCACTGTCCGCCGAAAACTCAATCGGCATGTCCGGCAGGGCCCGTAGAGTGTCGAGGAGACGCTGGGCCGGCACCGCAATCGGGGTGTTTTCCGGTGTCCCGTTTTTCTCGAACTGCACGGGCACCGTCTGCACAATGGAGATTTCAAGATCAGTCGCACTCAGCCGCAGAGTATCCCCCTCTCGCTCAAAGAGTACGGATTCCAGAATGGGCATCGTACTCTTCGACGGAACGGCCCGATTGACGGTGTTGAGCGCCTCAAGGAGGTCGGCGCTGGAGGCGGTAAACTTCATGGCGTGGATCGTCGGTCGATGGGCGAGCGTGCGTGAAAAGATACGGTCATGGTTGACGTCGTCCATACGTTCAACGGGCGGGGCAGATCCCCAATAACCCGACGTACCTGGATTTCACTCAGGAATCCTTACCGGGAGCGAAGCTCGATCTTTCGCTCAATCTCCTGGACGGTATTGCGAAACTGCTCGTCGGTTTCCATCTGGTCCTCGACAGTGTTGTTGGCGTGGATGACCGTCGAGTGATCGCGCCCCCCAAAGTGAAGCCCGATGGTCTTGAGGGAGTTCTGTGTAAACTGCTTGCAGAAGTACATCGCAATCTGACGGGCGCGCACCACTTCCCGCTTGCGCGTCTTGCCGCGCACTCGATCTCCGTCGATGTTCATGTACTCACAAACAATCCGCTGGATCTCATCGATCGTGAGGTTGACCTGCTCGTCCTCCATGAGGTCGTGGAGCACGTCCTTCGCGAGGGCAAGGTTGAGCTCGCGCTGATGGAGGGTCGCATGGGCCAGAAGGCGAATGAGCGCCCCTTCCAGCTCGCGGATGTTGCTCTTGATATTGTGCGCGATAAACTCGATCACGTCCTGCTCAAGGTCGATGCCGTCGTCCTCGGCCTTCCGCTGAAGGATCGCGATGCGCGTTTCGAGGCCGGGCGGCTGCACGTCGGCCGACAGTCCCCACTGAAAGCGGGAAAGCAATCGCTCCTCAATGCCGTCAATCTCTCGGGGCGGCCGATCGGCCGAAAGCACAATCTGCTTGCCGGCTTGGTGAAGGGCGTTGAAGATGTGAAAGAACTCTTCCTGCGTCTTTTCCTTGCCGCTGAAGAACTGTACGTCGTCGACAATGAGAACGTCGACCTGCCGGTAGAGCATCGAGAACTCGCTGATGCGATTTTGCTGGATCGACTGCACAAACTCCGTCGTGAACCGCTCGCTCGACACGTAGAGCACGGTCTTGGCAGGGGTGTGTGCAGTCACGTAGTTCCCGACGGCCTGGATGAGGTGGGTTTTGCCAAGCCCAACGCCACCGTACACCAAGTACGGGTTGAAACTGGTGCCGCCCGGCTCCTGCGCAATGGCCCAGGCGGCACTTCGGGCCAGCTGGTTGCAGTCCCCCTCAATGAAGCGCTCGAAGGTGTAGCTCTCGTTGAGCTGGCTGTCGACCTCTTTCTCCTGAATTCCCGGAATTGCAAACGGGTTCTGTACCGGCGGTTCGCTGGGCTCCTCCTGAGATGCCTCCTCCGAGGCGTTGCCGGACGGAGGAGACGGCGAATCGGCGTCGGCGGAGGGGTCTGGAGATGAGACCGACGACGCTCGACCCGAGGAAGACGACGCACTCGTCTGTGAGTCGGGGGACGCCTCCCGCGGCGATGGGGACGATGACGCATCCTCGTCTGCCTGCCGAGCGGGCAACTGCATCGAAGTCCCCTGCCCCGAACCGTCGGGTTTGTCCTGTTCAATGACAATGTCGTAGAAGAGGCGCCCATTCTTCCCCAGCACCTTCGTGACGGTTTTTCGGAGAAGCGAGAAGTAGTGCTCCTCCAACCACTCGTAGTAGAACCGACTCGGGAGCTGGACTGTCAGTTTCTGGAGGCCGTCCTCCTCCTCAAGCGAGTGGGCCTCCAGGGGCTCGAACCACGTCTTGAAGCTCTGCTGGGTCACGTTGTCCCGAATGATTCCGAGACACTCCTCCCAAACGCGGTCGGCAGACTGATCCATATCCAAGAAAAGGAAACCGCCGAACGAGCCAATGAGCACTCGCGGCGGGGTGTCGAAAAGCAACGCGGGGAATGTAACCAGCCTGCACGCCCCCTCCCCCACCAGCGCCAGGAGACCATCGTACTCGAAGAAGCCGTGAGCCCGACCCAACGTCCCATCCGGAGGCAGGACGACACCGCTATAGCTGCGGCAAAGAACGATGAGAACGATCCCAACGCCCGCTACAGGAAAGGGAAAAAGATCCCGGCAAACGGAACGAGGCCGGAGGCTTATCCACATGCCACACCGGCCGCCCGAGGAATTGTAACCACGCTTCCTCGGCGCCCCGAAACTTTCAACAAGTTATCAACAGGTTTTCAACAACCCAATAACCCCTTCCATGCCACGGGGTTACGGGAAATTTTTGCTCCTCAAGCCCTATCGGCAGTCCGTGACCGTTCCGTGTCCGCCCGTAAGACGTCGCGGGGCGGCCAGTTATTCACAGATTGCCAACAGGCCGCGTACGGAGGCATTCTCGTCGATCCGATCTCCGTGTGTGGAGACGTGCATAGCTGAGGATTCCAGGCCGTCCGGTGCGGGAGACTCCTTCTCTCTCCCGCTCAGAATGGTGCGGCGCCCGGTGTCCATAGGGATACAGCACGATAATCATTACCCCCGGCAACGTCAAGGTGAACTGCCGGGAAGCGGGAGGGATATATGTTCAGTCTTTGTGCCCCTCCAGATTCCGGACGTACTCCCCTTGCGGGGACCTACTCGTCAATCGTCGCGAGACGATACACGCAGAAGGCGACGATGATTAAAGGCCAAAGCGCCGAGACCCAATCTCCCGCCATAAAACGAACCCCAGACAGGTAGGTGGCAAAAATGGCGAGCCCCGCATAGATGAGTTTAAAAACCTGGTTTCGGTCCATGGCTGCACATACAGAAGAGAAGTCATCGATTCCGTTACGCTCCCGGCTTCAGAAGCTCCATGAGAAGCGGCGTGAGCCGGTCCGCCGCAAGCTGTGTCAGTTGCTCGGATGCCTCTTCCGGCAGTTCGATCGGCGTTTGCTCGACGAGGTCCAGTCCGTAGCCGGCCAGTCCAATGCGCTTGCGGGGGTTGTTGGTGAGCAGGCGCAGACGGCGGATCCCGAGGTCACGGAGGATCTGACAGCCAATGCCGTAGTCACGATGGTCCATGTTGAGTGACGCGTCGGCCGGATCCGTCTCGTCCTGCGACTGCTGCCGCTCCATGCGGCGGAGCTTCGACAAAAGGCTTTCGTTGTGATCGCGCTGCATCATATAGAGCACAGCCCCCTGCCCTTCGTGCTCAATTCGCAGCAGCGTCTCGGCCAGTTGCTCACTGTACTCCTCCCGGCGAGCCGCCAACACATCACCGAGCACGTTCTGCGAGTGCACACGCACAAGAACAGGTTCCGTCTCGTCCCACTCCCCCTTGAGCAACGCAAGGTGCACGTCTCCCGTCAGCGTCTCCTGGTAGGCCACGACCCGAAACACCCCAAACGCCGTGTCGAGCGTTACCTCTGCCTCACGGGAGACGAGGCGCTCGTTCTGCATCCGGTACGCAATCAGGTCCTGAATCGTAATCAGCGGCACGCCCAACTCGTCGGCCAGGGGACGGAGCTCCGGCACGCGGGCCATACTACCGTCCTCGTTCATGATCTCAACGAGCGCGCCCGCCGGCTCAAACCCCGCGAGGCGTGCGAGATCGACCGCCGCCTCTGTGTGGCCGGCCCGGCGCAGCACGCCCCCACTGCGGGCACGGAGGGGAAACACGTGACCCGGCCGCCCAAAGTCGTACGGCGACGCGTCCGGATCGGCCAGGGCCTGAATGGTTGTTGCCCGGTCGTCGGCCGAGATGCCGGTACTCGTGCCCTCCTTGTAGTCCACCGACACGGTGAAGGGGGTGTTATAGACCGCCGAGTTCGACTCCACCATCAAGTCGAGGTCGAGGGTATCGGCACGCTCCGGCGTGATGGCCGTGCAGAGAAGCCCACGCCCCCGCTTCGTCATAAAGTTGACGAGCTCCGGGGTCATCGCCTCTGCCGCCCCGATGAAATCCCCCTCATTTTCGCGATCCTCATCGTCGACCACGATGACGAGCCGCCCCTCTCGCACGGCAGCAATCGCATCTTCGATCGGGTCGAACGTGGCGTCTACAGAGCGGGCGTTGCTCATGGGTCAGTATGAAGGATCATCGAGCGGACGGGAGAGGAGAGACACACTACTCATCGTCGTCCTCACCGCTGCTGGCAATGGCCTGCTTGTCGATGCGTAGCTTCGTGCCTTTACTATCCACCTGCGCGAGTACGCTGTCCTCGTCGATGCGTTGGATGGTGCCGTGAATGCCCCCGATGGTCACGACCTTGTCTCCCTGCTCCAGGTTGGCCACCATCTCCTCGTGCTCCTGTTCGCGATCCTTCTGCGGCTTATAGATAAAGAAGTAAAAGACAAGCCCAATGAGCAGGAGAGGAAAGAGCAGTCCCATAATTCCCCCCGAGCCTCCACCGGACGAGGTCATGAGCACGACGGGCGCGAACGCAGGAAGAAACACAGAGAGCATGAACGGAAAGATTCTCAATTCGATAAGCCACTGGACGACACGGGGCAGAAGAATGCCACGCAATTTCGGCGGATATACGCAGGGCACGACGCCCCGTTCGGGCCGGTGGCGACGAATCCCGGCCGAGACTCGGGAAAACCAAAAGAAAAAAGGGCAAGCGACCCGCAGCGCGCCGCTGCGACCTCCTACCGCTGCTGCCTTCCGGCCCTGACGGGGTTCAGAGGGAGCTGGCCGTGCGGGACTTGCCCTATTCGGTGCGAGGCAGTGCCTCGCGCAATTTTGGACTGTACTAAACCGAACCAATTTTTCGGAGGTTCCCCGAGAAGACGCCCATTTCGGTTTTTGCTCCGCCTTCACGCCACTGAGGGTAAGAGCCCGACAATCAGCGTCCTCCCGATCCACGGCCCGCCAGCACAGACGATCCCTGCTCGAACGTGAGGGCTGCGGGTTGATCGGAGAGTCGGGCAAGCACAGTGCGGAGCTCAGGGGGCACGGAATTGTGGGACTTCAGAAATGCCGACACTTCGTCCCGGTTGGCCGATTGGAGCCCCAGCAGGCGACGGGTGAGGGTGGGAAGGGCCTCGCGCATCCTCTCCGGGGCCACGGCGTAGGTCCCGGTCGCCTCCTCGTACGTAATGGCCCCGCGTTCCCGAAGGACATTGAACTGGATCAAGGCGGCGCGGCCCCGCACGCTGCTGGTGTCACAGCGGAGGGTGTGGAGGAGCGTAGCAAGCGTCGTCGCGTACGCCTCCATCGGCCCCTCGTCGCCCGCGCCGCCAGCAAGCACCGCCAGTGAGCGGCCCAGCGCGTCCACCGCTCCGACGGCCAGCGCAGAATCGGAGTCCCCATCAGGGCGCGTGGTTCGGGCCACCTCTTGGAACGTCGTCTGTGCAAACAGCGCTTCGGCCGTCACGTGCGACCGCTGCTCCACTGCGATTGCCGCGTCGGCCAGCGGCCGCAGGATTGAGTCGGCCCGGGCCTGCACAAGGTTCAAAAAGAGAATGCGGCGTTCCTCTGCACCAGGTGTGTCCCCGAGCCGAGCGAGGGTCAGCGGCTTCGGCCCGGCATTTGCTGCTCCGGCCGCGTACAGCACGTCGTACACTCCGAGGGACGGAATCGGATCAGGCAGCCTCGCTTCGCCCCCTCCCGGGAGTGACAGTTTGTTCCAAAGCGCCGGAACCTGTCCC is part of the Salinibacter sp. 10B genome and encodes:
- the rplM gene encoding 50S ribosomal protein L13; translation: MDTQSFKTFQAKPSTIEHEWYVVDATNRVVGRLASDIARVLRGKHKPTFTPHMDTGDYVVVVNAEEARFTGRKEQDKEYLRYSGYPGGDHTESPEEVREDRPTQLIERAVQGMMPQGPLGRKMMKKLKVYTGPDHPHEAQQPAPLEEA
- a CDS encoding sigma-70 family RNA polymerase sigma factor, encoding MTTPSSHLRTVLDQLPFSVENTDAANEAFRRWTEGKDPDAERLVDMWTYCYVCRYFLTKSTGDSFDSVAAPSKLITRAYEKVQEKRDEVRNPNRYANWVSVVCKNTFLNHTRYDRTAESIHEERGPTLRANEPQPTAEYGFVREALADAIDRLPDYLQRPARLYFLENMEFEEISEAVGKAVPTIRTYKHKALQKLRKDDTLREYVDQTT
- a CDS encoding tetratricopeptide repeat protein, whose amino-acid sequence is MDDVKEQILSYSNLSIEEQREVDAYVEDHPEWAPLLRDVRSLESLRRERSEAPDDASLLSTYVAVQHFHPDTVPSHLQEAFRRLEERFDKDPALRVRADELRQQLETKEAELDPASHFEELTGHSLVPDESGKENAAEALSATERAYDRNTPPASRSLLDHLLQLPLALRLGGAAAVLLLGTYAVLFAVSISSQTTLNRLATVQMSDQMVESYYTANTRSATPTSDTASASDLYLRALSSLRDARTSTFGLFPSYNSDSLQRAESTLTQVLEKTAQDSFLALEAQFYLGKTYLAQGRVPDARACFTTVVELEGRRAQEAQNILETLREEYPDQTNGASS
- the dnaN gene encoding DNA polymerase III subunit beta; the protein is MDDVNHDRIFSRTLAHRPTIHAMKFTASSADLLEALNTVNRAVPSKSTMPILESVLFEREGDTLRLSATDLEISIVQTVPVQFEKNGTPENTPIAVPAQRLLDTLRALPDMPIEFSADSDFEIRMETDQGHYKMVGHDGEDYPELPDLDEQHEINVEGGLLGRAIDKTAFAVSQDALRPAMMGVYFQMGEDETRVVATDGHRLVKLDLPELQTDASVDFIVPEKATKLAGRIVEDDEVCTIRVDDGHVSFAFKNARVLARLIDETYPNYEAVIPDENDRDLVVSREDMLNAVKRVGLYSSSMTNQIRLDITSDTVTISAEDVERSSEAEETIHCDYDSEDMEIGFNSEYLTEVLSNVTSDEVVFKLSSPNRAGIVLPQEQEEGEDILMLIMPVMLNTYA
- the dnaA gene encoding chromosomal replication initiator protein DnaA gives rise to the protein MDQSADRVWEECLGIIRDNVTQQSFKTWFEPLEAHSLEEEDGLQKLTVQLPSRFYYEWLEEHYFSLLRKTVTKVLGKNGRLFYDIVIEQDKPDGSGQGTSMQLPARQADEDASSSPSPREASPDSQTSASSSSGRASSVSSPDPSADADSPSPPSGNASEEASQEEPSEPPVQNPFAIPGIQEKEVDSQLNESYTFERFIEGDCNQLARSAAWAIAQEPGGTSFNPYLVYGGVGLGKTHLIQAVGNYVTAHTPAKTVLYVSSERFTTEFVQSIQQNRISEFSMLYRQVDVLIVDDVQFFSGKEKTQEEFFHIFNALHQAGKQIVLSADRPPREIDGIEERLLSRFQWGLSADVQPPGLETRIAILQRKAEDDGIDLEQDVIEFIAHNIKSNIRELEGALIRLLAHATLHQRELNLALAKDVLHDLMEDEQVNLTIDEIQRIVCEYMNIDGDRVRGKTRKREVVRARQIAMYFCKQFTQNSLKTIGLHFGGRDHSTVIHANNTVEDQMETDEQFRNTVQEIERKIELRSR
- the ribB gene encoding 3,4-dihydroxy-2-butanone-4-phosphate synthase → MSNARSVDATFDPIEDAIAAVREGRLVIVVDDEDRENEGDFIGAAEAMTPELVNFMTKRGRGLLCTAITPERADTLDLDLMVESNSAVYNTPFTVSVDYKEGTSTGISADDRATTIQALADPDASPYDFGRPGHVFPLRARSGGVLRRAGHTEAAVDLARLAGFEPAGALVEIMNEDGSMARVPELRPLADELGVPLITIQDLIAYRMQNERLVSREAEVTLDTAFGVFRVVAYQETLTGDVHLALLKGEWDETEPVLVRVHSQNVLGDVLAARREEYSEQLAETLLRIEHEGQGAVLYMMQRDHNESLLSKLRRMERQQSQDETDPADASLNMDHRDYGIGCQILRDLGIRRLRLLTNNPRKRIGLAGYGLDLVEQTPIELPEEASEQLTQLAADRLTPLLMELLKPGA
- the yajC gene encoding preprotein translocase subunit YajC, giving the protein MLSVFLPAFAPVVLMTSSGGGSGGIMGLLFPLLLIGLVFYFFIYKPQKDREQEHEEMVANLEQGDKVVTIGGIHGTIQRIDEDSVLAQVDSKGTKLRIDKQAIASSGEDDDE
- a CDS encoding Zn-dependent hydrolase — its product is MSRSSLLLLFILFWTGCQSPPSPETPSDAQSSPDALLQTYATVSLDIDLRSLSGPQAEIAQHLIEAAQSMDVIFWEQAYGNRDSLLQTIGPPQRRRLVEINYGPWSRLSNFDPFVDGVGPRPPGANFYPASVTREELEQVGASTEGIDDPYTMVRRLPDGSLTALPYHRFFAEPMATAAFQLRDAARLAESVVLRTFLERRAEALTSGNYATEPPGAPTALDIVIGPVEAGEDRLLGVKTSAAALVLHHTSDAQERVDALVGQVPALWNKLSLPGGGEARLPDPIPSLGVYDVLYAAGAANAGPKPLTLARLGDTPGAEERRILFLNLVQARADSILRPLADAAIAVEQRSHVTAEALFAQTTFQEVARTTRPDGDSDSALAVGAVDALGRSLAVLAGGAGDEGPMEAYATTLATLLHTLRCDTSSVRGRAALIQFNVLRERGAITYEEATGTYAVAPERMREALPTLTRRLLGLQSANRDEVSAFLKSHNSVPPELRTVLARLSDQPAALTFEQGSSVLAGRGSGGR